From a region of the Salinispira pacifica genome:
- the rplO gene encoding 50S ribosomal protein L15 — MSMLKKPEGSTRRRKRVGRGQGSGLGLTAGRGDNGQNARSGGGVRPGFEGGQMPLYRRIARRGFSNYPFKTKVAVLNLDALQQNYKSGETVSLESLAKKGLIKSREKNVKILGNGEIKKKLSVEYIAVSESAKAKIEKAGGTVTELKVLDTQEQNDGE; from the coding sequence ATGAGCATGTTGAAGAAACCTGAAGGTTCAACCCGTCGTCGCAAACGGGTCGGCAGGGGACAGGGCAGCGGCCTTGGTCTCACCGCCGGCCGGGGTGACAACGGTCAGAACGCACGCTCCGGCGGCGGAGTACGCCCGGGGTTTGAAGGTGGCCAGATGCCTCTGTACCGCCGGATTGCCCGCAGGGGTTTCAGTAACTATCCTTTCAAGACCAAGGTTGCCGTACTGAATCTGGACGCTCTGCAGCAGAATTATAAAAGTGGAGAAACCGTATCCCTCGAAAGCCTTGCAAAAAAAGGCCTGATCAAGAGCAGGGAAAAGAACGTGAAGATACTGGGTAATGGTGAAATCAAGAAAAAACTCAGCGTCGAATACATTGCGGTTTCCGAGTCTGCCAAGGCAAAGATAGAAAAAGCCGGCGGAACTGTAACAGAACTCAAAGTACTTGATACACAGGAACAGAACGATGGCGAATAA
- a CDS encoding DNA-directed RNA polymerase subunit alpha, producing the protein MARKNLLKGFKKPKGITFEHSEVTPDYGRFIAYPFERGYGTTIGNTLRRILLSSIQGYAISAIRITSYDAEGNAHVLSSEYESIPEVVEDTSDLISSLKQLQIKLPEDTEQKNILVEVKGEGEITGASLEVDSEIEVINNDLHLLTCMPNAHLEIEVQIDLGRGYVPAELNENYIEIIGTIPMDAIFSPIKRVVFKTENTRVGNRADYDKLTLEIWTDGTIKPDDALAEAAKIAKDHFTIFINFDENDILAEEDVDEENARIQAILETPVEELELSVRSSNCLKNANIKSIGDLTSKTEDEIAKTRNFGKKSLQEIKEKLKEWNLSLGMTDYSSLRGTTRVPENKEDVNDEA; encoded by the coding sequence ATGGCACGTAAAAACCTGTTAAAAGGTTTTAAAAAACCAAAGGGAATTACCTTCGAGCACAGTGAAGTTACTCCGGATTACGGTCGTTTTATTGCGTATCCTTTTGAACGGGGATACGGTACAACCATCGGAAATACCCTGAGGCGGATACTGTTGTCCAGCATACAGGGCTATGCTATCAGCGCGATCAGGATTACCTCCTACGATGCTGAAGGCAATGCTCACGTGCTGTCCAGTGAATATGAATCAATTCCCGAGGTTGTTGAAGATACATCAGATCTCATCAGCAGCCTCAAACAGCTTCAGATTAAACTCCCCGAAGACACTGAACAGAAAAATATTCTTGTTGAAGTGAAAGGCGAGGGAGAGATTACCGGAGCCAGTCTCGAAGTTGATTCTGAGATCGAAGTAATCAACAATGATCTTCATCTTCTTACGTGCATGCCGAATGCACATTTGGAGATAGAGGTTCAAATAGATCTCGGCCGGGGATATGTTCCAGCCGAGCTGAATGAAAACTATATCGAGATAATCGGAACCATTCCCATGGATGCAATTTTCTCGCCGATTAAGCGGGTTGTGTTCAAGACAGAGAATACCCGTGTAGGGAACCGGGCCGATTATGATAAGCTGACTCTTGAAATATGGACCGACGGAACTATCAAGCCTGACGATGCTCTGGCTGAAGCGGCGAAGATTGCCAAGGACCATTTTACCATATTTATCAACTTCGACGAGAACGATATTCTTGCCGAAGAAGATGTGGATGAAGAGAACGCCCGCATTCAGGCAATACTCGAGACACCCGTGGAAGAACTGGAACTCTCGGTTCGGTCCAGCAATTGTCTCAAGAATGCGAACATCAAATCCATAGGTGATCTCACCTCAAAAACTGAAGATGAAATTGCAAAAACACGGAACTTCGGGAAGAAGTCGCTCCAGGAGATCAAGGAAAAACTCAAAGAGTGGAACCTGAGCCTCGGAATGACGGATTACAGTTCTCTTCGGGGAACCACCCGGGTACCGGAAAATAAGGAAGATGTAAACGATGAAGCATAG
- the rpmD gene encoding 50S ribosomal protein L30 produces the protein MKVRITLKKSPNGRKPRHRATVEALGLRKLNQSIEKELNPMIQGMINTVDYLLEVEELKK, from the coding sequence ATGAAGGTACGAATTACGTTGAAAAAGAGTCCCAACGGCCGGAAGCCCAGACACAGAGCTACTGTTGAAGCTCTGGGTCTGCGAAAGCTTAACCAGTCGATTGAGAAGGAACTGAATCCCATGATTCAGGGAATGATCAATACAGTTGATTATCTCCTTGAGGTTGAGGAGCTGAAGAAATGA
- the rpsK gene encoding 30S ribosomal protein S11 gives MAKVSRKKKEKKTVHEGQVHIQATFNNTIVTVSDLRGNTVSWASAGGLGFKGAKKSTPYAAQTTAETAAQKAMDYGLREVHVYVKGPGVGRESAIRSLGNLGLRVKSIKDVTPIPHNGCRPRKTRRV, from the coding sequence TTGGCTAAGGTTAGCAGAAAGAAGAAAGAGAAAAAGACGGTACACGAAGGACAGGTTCATATTCAGGCCACCTTCAACAACACAATTGTTACCGTATCCGATCTTCGAGGTAATACCGTTTCCTGGGCGAGTGCCGGCGGACTGGGTTTCAAGGGAGCAAAAAAATCCACTCCCTATGCAGCTCAGACAACAGCTGAAACTGCAGCTCAAAAGGCAATGGATTACGGATTGAGAGAAGTACATGTGTATGTAAAGGGTCCCGGTGTGGGACGGGAATCTGCAATCCGTTCCTTGGGAAATCTGGGCCTTCGTGTGAAGAGCATCAAAGATGTAACTCCCATTCCTCATAACGGTTGTCGGCCGCGGAAGACTCGAAGAGTCTGA
- the rpmJ gene encoding 50S ribosomal protein L36: protein MKVRVSVKPICDNCKVIRRRGVVRIICDNPKHKQRQK from the coding sequence ATGAAAGTACGGGTTAGTGTTAAGCCAATCTGTGACAATTGCAAAGTTATTCGGCGGCGGGGGGTTGTACGCATTATCTGTGATAATCCCAAGCATAAGCAGAGACAGAAGTAG
- the secY gene encoding preprotein translocase subunit SecY has product MANNALLDIFRIKDLRDRILFTLGVLVIYRVGTFIPIPGINVSAIQNAITASQAGSGLSITGYLDFFSGGAFSNFSVFMLGIMPYISMSIIMQLMLLVFPSLKKLQMEEGGSKKIQRYIRYGTVVVALMQSLVIRQYANSIPDAIALDNRFVFTIFAMLSVTVGTMFLMWLGEQINQRGIGNGISLIIFAGIVARMPGAFWSLYQEMLNGLNPVFVMLAILMFVAVIVLVIYEQRGQRKIPVNYAKRVVGRRMYGAQSTYIPFKINPSGVIPVIFASSILTFPIQIASGLAADVRWLQSLQRFLSPDGAPYIIIYTLLIVFFAYFYTQVSLNPIEISRQIRENGGSIPGIRAEKMEEHMSKVLNRIILPGALFLAFIAVIPTIAQSVFDFPVQVAYLMGGTSLLILVGVDLDLMSQIEGQLRMHHHDGLTKKGRIKSRNL; this is encoded by the coding sequence ATGGCGAATAATGCGTTGCTCGACATATTCAGAATCAAGGATCTCCGGGACAGAATTTTATTCACCCTGGGTGTGCTGGTAATTTACCGGGTGGGAACATTTATTCCCATTCCCGGTATCAATGTCAGCGCCATTCAGAATGCAATAACCGCCTCCCAGGCGGGAAGCGGACTGAGCATCACCGGATATCTGGATTTCTTCTCTGGCGGCGCATTCTCAAACTTTTCTGTTTTCATGTTGGGTATTATGCCCTACATCTCCATGTCAATTATCATGCAGCTGATGCTGCTGGTGTTCCCTTCCCTGAAGAAGCTTCAGATGGAAGAGGGCGGTTCCAAGAAGATTCAGCGGTATATCCGTTACGGAACCGTTGTGGTTGCACTCATGCAGTCTTTGGTAATTCGTCAGTATGCGAACAGCATTCCCGACGCCATTGCCCTGGATAACCGATTTGTGTTCACCATATTCGCCATGCTTTCAGTTACCGTGGGTACCATGTTTCTCATGTGGCTTGGAGAGCAGATCAATCAGAGAGGTATCGGTAACGGTATATCCCTGATCATATTCGCAGGTATTGTTGCGCGGATGCCCGGTGCATTCTGGTCACTGTATCAGGAAATGCTCAACGGGCTGAATCCGGTGTTTGTAATGCTTGCAATTCTGATGTTTGTCGCCGTAATTGTACTTGTTATTTATGAACAGCGGGGTCAGCGGAAAATTCCGGTGAACTATGCAAAGCGGGTTGTTGGACGCCGAATGTACGGGGCTCAGAGCACCTACATTCCATTCAAAATCAATCCGTCCGGGGTTATTCCGGTAATTTTTGCTTCTTCCATTCTGACATTTCCCATTCAGATCGCAAGCGGTCTGGCTGCGGATGTGAGATGGCTTCAGAGTTTGCAGAGATTCCTGAGTCCCGATGGAGCACCCTACATCATTATCTACACGCTCCTAATTGTCTTCTTTGCATACTTTTACACCCAGGTTTCCCTGAATCCCATTGAAATTTCTCGGCAGATAAGGGAGAATGGCGGTTCTATACCCGGTATCCGGGCGGAAAAGATGGAAGAGCATATGTCGAAGGTTCTCAATCGGATTATCCTTCCCGGCGCGCTCTTTCTGGCGTTCATAGCAGTCATACCAACCATCGCCCAGTCAGTTTTTGACTTTCCGGTTCAGGTTGCATACCTGATGGGTGGTACTTCCCTGCTGATTCTTGTTGGTGTTGACCTTGATCTGATGAGTCAGATTGAAGGGCAACTGCGAATGCATCACCACGATGGTCTTACAAAGAAGGGACGCATTAAGTCCCGGAACTTGTAA
- the rpsE gene encoding 30S ribosomal protein S5 — translation MDRRNRGRDRDQDKEFSEKLIQLNRVAKVVKGGRRFSFSALVVVGDKKGRVGFGFGKANDVSEAIRKAVEKGKKSLVVVPIKNGTLPHKITGKYKSSSILMKPAAPGAGVIAGGAVRAILELGGLSDVLSKSLGSQNAINVVKATFNGLENVMDAKKIASDRGKSLKELWG, via the coding sequence ATGGATCGGAGAAACAGAGGTCGCGATCGCGATCAAGACAAAGAATTTAGTGAAAAGCTGATCCAGCTTAACCGGGTAGCAAAAGTTGTAAAGGGCGGACGCCGCTTCAGCTTTTCCGCTCTGGTGGTTGTGGGAGATAAAAAGGGCCGTGTCGGTTTCGGGTTCGGTAAAGCAAACGATGTGTCCGAAGCCATCCGGAAGGCCGTTGAGAAGGGTAAGAAAAGCCTGGTAGTTGTACCCATTAAGAATGGTACGCTTCCCCACAAGATTACCGGCAAATACAAAAGCTCATCCATACTTATGAAGCCTGCCGCCCCCGGTGCGGGAGTAATCGCCGGCGGTGCTGTTCGTGCAATCCTCGAGCTTGGTGGTCTCAGTGACGTGCTCAGCAAGTCCCTGGGAAGTCAGAATGCAATTAACGTTGTAAAAGCCACCTTCAACGGTCTCGAGAACGTAATGGATGCTAAGAAAATTGCCAGCGACCGGGGTAAATCCCTGAAGGAGCTGTGGGGTTAA
- the rpsM gene encoding 30S ribosomal protein S13 yields the protein MARIAGVDLPNKHIEIALTYIYGIGHTSAQEICDKAGIPRNKRTNELDSEETNALRGILESDYKVEGRLRTEISLNIKRLMDIGSYRGLRHRRGLPVRGQQTQTNARTRKGKRKTVAGKKK from the coding sequence ATGGCTCGTATTGCCGGTGTAGACTTACCGAATAAGCACATTGAAATAGCTCTTACGTATATTTACGGGATTGGCCATACTTCCGCACAGGAAATCTGTGACAAAGCAGGAATTCCCAGAAATAAGCGTACAAATGAGCTTGATTCCGAAGAGACAAACGCTCTGCGCGGAATACTTGAAAGTGATTACAAAGTGGAAGGCCGCCTTCGGACGGAAATCAGTCTGAATATAAAGCGGCTTATGGATATCGGATCGTATCGCGGTCTTCGTCATCGAAGGGGACTTCCAGTCCGCGGGCAGCAGACACAGACAAATGCCCGAACCCGAAAGGGTAAGCGGAAGACCGTTGCAGGCAAGAAAAAGTAG